The DNA sequence AGATCCTGCCCCACAATGGCCCGGCCCGCGCCATATGTGCCGCAAAGCGCTACGCATAGCTCCTCTGCCCTTTGCGCATTGGGATCGAACAGGGACAACTCGCCCACGCCCAGATCGAGGAGTGCGTGGGCGGTCGCCGCTCCCGCGCCCCCGGCACCCATTTGAACCACCCGGTCAAAGCGCGCCGCCGGCGGCAGGCCCGATCGCAGATTTTCCGCGAAGCCGGTGACATCCGTGTTGAAACCGAAACGACGGCCATCCCTGAACACGACCGTATTGACCGATCCGATCTGCCGGGCCTGCGGTGACAGTTCGTCGAGATGCGCGATGATCGCCTGCTTGTAGGGGTGCGTGACATTGACCCCGGCGAAGCCCGACAGTTGCAAGGCATCGAGCAGGCGCGGCAGATCGTCCGCCGCCATCTGTTCCACTGCAAGGTCGAACAGACGGTAGACCAGCCGAATACCCTGCGCGTCAGCTTCGCTTTCATGCAGCCAGGGGGACAGGGATGCTTGGATATCGCGACCGATCAGACCAGTCAGATATCGCTCCGTGGCAGGGCGGAATTGGGTCAATGTCGTCAAATCCAAAAAGGAGGAAATCCGCCTCCGCCACCCGGGCGGCGGAGGCGGACCAAGGTCAGAAGTTGAATTTCGCGCCGACGTAGAAGGACCGTCCGACCATGTCGTAGGTGCCCGCATCCGTTCCGTTCTGCGAACTGGCGACGAAGGGGATACCCTTGTCGAACAGATTGGTGATGCCGGCGCGGAACTGGACATTTTCGGTGACGTCCAGCGTCGAGAAGACATCGAACAGATTATAGGGCTTCACCCCCACCTGCTCGGCCGCCGGCGTCGTGATCGCGCTGATGTCGCGCAGCTTACCCTGATAGCGCCAGCGCAGGCCGATGCCGAACACGTCAGAGCTGTAGCCCACCGTGGTCAGCGCCTTCCACTTGGGCAGCGGTCGACCGGGCGTGCTGGTGCCGACAAAATCCTGCGACGCACTGCCAGGCAGCGTCTGGACCTTGTAATGGTTCAGCCAGCCGATGGCCGAGGAGGCGTAGAACTTGCCCGATCCATCGCCGATACCGGCTTCGGACAGCCGCAGCGACCAGTTCACCTGCACATCGACCCCGTCGGTGTCGAGCGCGCCCAAGTTCAGATAGGGCTGGGCGATGGCCACCAGTTGCCCGGTCGGGTCGCGCTGGATGAGCTGGCAGAATTCGTTGCTGTTCGAATAGCCGCTGTTCGATCCGTCCAGATTGTAGCATTTGGCGAGCACCGTCAGGCCATTGATGGTCGAGATGACGTTGCGGATCTTGATGTTGTAATAATCGACCGAGAAGGAAAAGCCCGACAGCCAGGGCGACGAGAATTTCGGATTGAAGACGAAACCGACGTTAAACGTGTTCGCCTTCTCCGGTGTCAGCGCACTGTTGCCCTGGATATTGCCGCCGGTCGCGGTGGTCGCGAACTGATAGGCGTCGATTGCGGCGGCCGGAATACCCTGCGCCAGGCAAAGGCCGCGGACCTGCGCACCATTGGCGCCCGTCCGGGCGGCGGAACGGATATCACAAGGATCGCCGATCGCGGCAGGCGGCGTACCGATTGCCAACTGCGATCCGGTGACGGGCGAGAAGAGTTCGCCGATATTGGGCGCGCGCACGGCCCGCTGGTAACTGCCGCGGATCAGCAGTGCTTCGACGGGCTGCCAGCGCGCGTCGAATTCATAGCTCTTCACGCTGCCGGTCGGATTATAATCGGAATAGCGGAAGGCCGCGCCGACGCCCAGTTCATGGAAGAAGGGCGTGTCGGACAACAGGGGTATGTCCACCTGCGCCGCGAATTCCTTGACGCTGATCTCCCCGCGTGCCGGGTTCGAGCCGACCACTGCCTCGACATTATTGGACACCAGATCCGAACTCGGATCATATTTATAGTTATTCTTCCGATAGCCGGCGAGCAGGGCGAGTTGGACCGGCCCTGCAGGCAGGTTGAACAGCGGCCCGTTGACCTGGCCCTGCACCTGAGTCTGGGTCAGCCTTTCGTGGCTGTTGATGGTCGCC is a window from the Sphingobium sp. V4 genome containing:
- a CDS encoding shikimate dehydrogenase, coding for MTQFRPATERYLTGLIGRDIQASLSPWLHESEADAQGIRLVYRLFDLAVEQMAADDLPRLLDALQLSGFAGVNVTHPYKQAIIAHLDELSPQARQIGSVNTVVFRDGRRFGFNTDVTGFAENLRSGLPPAARFDRVVQMGAGGAGAATAHALLDLGVGELSLFDPNAQRAEELCVALCGTYGAGRAIVGQDLASAAGAADGIVNATPLGMSGYPGSAVPKALLRPELWVTDIVYFPLETQLLREAKEVGCTTLNGSGMTVFQAVGAFEHFTGRKADPGRMADNFRIAREGA